The genomic stretch AGCAATTCAGCTAATCCTGTCTGAACATGACACCTTATTGGCTAATATCTGTGAGGACCTTTTACTAGTACAACCGTTGTGTGTGAAATTGAAACATCCTTGCAGTTGTATATGTGTTGGTATCAATAGCTATTGCTTTTGTCTGATGcctgttttttttatagatgtgTGTGGCATCAGAAGAGGGGAAAATAGAAATTTCAGGAAATATCACTCCAGAAAAACTGAATCTTTTGAATGCTGAGAAGCCTGTTGAAAACACAGTGTGTAACCGCCTTGAAGAATGCACAAACATATGTCAAGAGGAGGATTTTAGCAAAATTATCAAACACGACTCGCCTTCCTCAGATCACTCAGACACGCACTTTGATGGACCtttaaaacaggaaaaaaagaaaaagaagaaaaaccatATAGACAATGATTTTGCCCAGAGAGGGTCTCCAAAGAAGAGCTTTAAAAGAAGGCAGTCCTCTGAGTCTGACATTGAAAGTGTCATGTATACTATAGAGGCAGTGGCTAAAGGGGATTGGAGTATTGACACACCTTCAACTTCACCATGCAAAAAAGTACGTCCTGCTGCTAGCCCAAACCATAACTTATCCAAATTTAAgccaacaaagaaaaaaattaaatctaaAGAGAAGACAGTCCTGAAAGATCAAGCCTCAGAGACTACCAAAGACTTAATAGAACCAGAACCCATAATTACAATGTCCGCCATGGAATCCCCCACTGAATTACCTGAAGAGATGAAGGAAGAACCACTATCTCCTGCTGAGGATGTATCTATGTTTTGCTTGCCCGAAATTCTCAGATCTGAAGAATGTGACATCATCAAGAAAGCCGAGGCCTCAGGATCAAGGAAATCTGAGAGGGCCTGCAAAGGGGCACTCTACAAAACGCTTGTTTCTGAGGGGATGTTAGCCACTTTACGGGCCAATGTTGACAGAGGTAAGAAGTTGATGAAGGTGTAAATGTACAACCACTACTTTCTGAATAGTGGTTGTATGTGATCATGTTTCTATTCTTAATGTCAATAAAGTAAAATTCTTCTTTCGTTCTAAAAGTGCCATAAATACACTTTAATGTTAAAAATGATCTCTTTATTTCAGTTTGCAGCAAGTTAATAATTtctaaaactgacaaattgctcaAACTGTTCTACTTTGCAGCCTTTGCAACAATACTCTTTGGATTACTGTTGATTGGATATATTAAAgcaggtgaaaaactaactataacaagtaacttgtctatatatcttatctaaaatttagatagtttacacagcaaatctagctgcaaacagcttcaacagaatatgattatttcttcctgtgatacaatgacagcagccatgttgcttgtaaacattacacacaggcaagctgatctgcatctccagcactcagcctgtgaaaacctcatatcccctcctcctcctcccctctgcatatGAAATgtttggctagtaacacctccccctcctcctgcccagactaagctcccataagcccttgctactgtctgaaaatgccaaggcactctgaaaagctgtggacgaggcttgtttagtttatagggaattagagtattaaaaacaaaaccgtatttggcttgaggaatgctctataacctatatgaaaagaacacaattatgcaatgagttaaagtttatctcggatccattttaaagaaattccCACCTCACTGGAGTAATTAGGGTATTGTAAAGAAATTCCGACCTCACTGGAGTAATTACCGTAGTTGTACAAGGCAGGAACAgatattataattaaaaaaaaataacacctgCACTAATTCATTGCCTGGCTGCAAACTTGCACACCCCTATCTTGATAGAAATACTGTGAAATCATAAAAACAaggtaattaaagaggaactgccgtgaaaataacataattaatgcaatttattttttacaatattcatttatagattatttaatcagtgtttgctcattgtaaaatctttctcctctctgatttacattctgaaatgtatcacttgtggttagggatggccctgcttaggagaacttgtggagaagcatgtgatcagtttgatagatttgtaaggttctgatttgctggacctgatcatgtgttaaaccaggaagttatcactgcaaatcaggaccttacaaatctatcagctgatcaaagtgatcacatgcttctccgcgaGTTCTCCTAATCGGGGCCATCCctaaccaccagtgatacatttcagaatgtaaatcggagaggggaaagattttacaatgggcaaaccctactggtggtgacatctttagttctgtgcaGAATGTTCTTTACTaagaattctatgcacagagggagatattgcttgcttggcagttggaaaaagccgttctttcccacaatgcaatgaggttcacagactgcaaactgtcaggaccttggtcatgacctcacactgcggaaggggtttcaccacaataacacCCACACAGCATTCTCCTGTGGGTATTTGACATTAAATCTACCttcacttttaaaaaaaactaaCTCCGCTTCTGAACTCTATAGTGTAACAGAAATCTATGCAATCTAAAGTATAAATACTTTTCTTATGACTGAAGTGTGTACAGACCTGCTTCTCTCTTGTACACTTAAAAGGCTGATGGGGACTTATTGCTGTACTTCCTGTGTTCATGATCATAAGGGTATGTGGATGAAATAGGCACTTATACAATTGTTGTGCATAATACACCGACTCCTCTAGGGAAGATGTCACATCCTGTACATTGATTGCAGCCAGCTCCACAGGATTTGTTGGTGGGTTGCTGGGTAGAACCGCTTCATTgtaatatgggcttgtaaatccgatcaGTATACTACCACTGTTTATACATTGACAATAATGCATATGCACTGTAAGCATAATATATGTCTGTTATTGCTGCATATTAGCAGATGttgaaccattttttttttttttttttttttaggtaaaagaaaTCCAGGGAAAGGTGGTTCATCTGATCACGAGGGTTGCTGGAATGATGACACCTGGTCCTTTAGTCAAAGTGGGACTAAAAAACTGAAGAAAATAAAGCCAAAGGAGGAAGGACCTGCTGGGTAATGATTTCTTGATGAAATTCGTTTTTACATTGCAAATATTTTATTCACAatttaaagggaatttgaagtgaaaaGTGCACTTTAGGTTTCATACAGACCTATGCAGAGGCAAggttctggataccatagagcctttccCGATCCTCAGTCCGTCCTGTTGTTCCTGCGCTGTTCTTGGTTGAAGTAATTGGTTTTTCTAAATCTCCAGCACTCATCGGGCAGCCTTTGGAACTACTCACATTCTTGAAGACTAGCGCATCCATACTGAGAAATGATCTCTGCAGATAACGCCAGGCTCTTTGTGTCCAGCCTCCCCTCTGTCTTGTCACTACAGCTGGCCATTCATTACTCAGGTGGAACCTCCAGGATGCTTGCAGTGTCCGTCGGTTCACCCTTTCTGTACACACTCCTGCACAGCTGTATGCAACCGCTGTCACCAGTAGCGTCCTGGACATGCTCAGTTCTGATTTGCTGATAACGTCTGCTGTGCACAGTTATTCAGGAGTGCTATCCACGAGGGTGCACAGAGTGAATAGCATATGCGCCATGCTCTGACTGGCCTCAGTTGGAGCTAAATTTGTGGGCCACAGTGGCAAGATGGAGGGGGAGGCCAGACACAATAAAGAGCCCGGAGGTGTTGGCAGAGCTTATATATTATTGAGGTGAATAAACGTTTTTTTTACGTGCCCTACTTACTGaagtgtactttaaagagaacccgaagtggtgCTGGGGGCGGCAGaagggatacagaggcatgttctatGCCTCATGAcatccctctgtgtcccccaccatTGTTCTCGCCCCCACCGCCACGCTATAGCCCCGGGACCCTGACCACACCTCgaaattagcaacaatatttgttgctatcttgttgggtaatgggaggagagggattccctgctcaaatacCCACAaggggtgttcctgcaggctttccataGCGGCCTTTGGGCAGCTCAGTCCCTGTCTCCCTGCATGCTGGTAAAAAGAGAGTTCTCTCTTTCCAGCGGTGTCACCCAGAGATCGTGAAAGTGGGCCAACAGAGTGCCCGAGAGCGGTGGGGATGTTggctacctgatccacccagcaccctggatcaggtagcctaggtttttttgttgtttttttttaattatatgagcccaccttgggctctctttaaaggggttctcttgtatgttttaaaaaacaaaaactgacacttacctggggcttctattggtcccctgcagctgtaatgtcctgtgcCGTCCTCCTATGATGCTCCATTCCCCGCCACCGTCACCAgtctaattatttgtctaactagacgaatagacgCGTGCTCGCTCCTGCACgcctcatcgggagcttactccgcaggcacagtatgaagttttcctgtactgcacctgcgcagtaagctcacgATGATGCACGcggttctattcgtctagttagacgaataattagactgGTGCCGGCGGCAGGAAATGcagcatcgtaggaggacgggccgggacattacagctgcagggagcccatagaagccccaggtaagtgtcagtttttgttttttaaaacgtgcaagagaacccctttaaggcaaaCATTTAAAACTTCAGGCATACTTGACACTTGCATTGTGTAGTAAAAGGCTTGCTTACCGCAGCATGTTTTCACTTTTACTACTTTCTCATAGCTGACatttttaactgactttttttttttttgcctgcattAAAGTTGCCATCTTGATTGTAATGCCAGCACTATGAAGAAAATTGGAAGAAATCAAACATATTTAATTTGCATCTCTTTTTCTCACCTTAGCTTGTCAGTAACTAGAACTATTGTCAATCATGACttttagtatttattttgtttttgccaGGTTGTTTTTATATTTGCGCCCCATTTAAATTCGGTATCATATAGCAGCATGATTGCTGCTATTTAGTTGCTTTTGACTATCTTTACTTTGAATTCTATTTCTATTAAATCACTGTACTTTTTTATCCTTTGTttgaagtgttttatggttgcaaTATATTTGATGGTGGCTTTAAGCAAATGTTATTCAAACAGTAAAGAAACCGTGTTTGAACGTACATTAAATATACACACCCATATTCTCAATGATTTACTGTCCACTATACATTCAGTTCTTATCAgtatattctactatatgtctgTTACTACAGTATGTTGGTGCAGATACTGTCATTGCAGTTTTTCTTtgtaatacttaaagggactccgagcagtgcagaaactatggaaagatgcatatcattttaaagctctctttctcctctttccaatgatatataaaccgccaccctatgccttttagttttcactattttcgcgattgaaattgccgcggccgcaatttcaatagcgaaaatagagaaaactaaaaggcatagggcaacgatttaggtgtcaccagaaagaggagaaagagagctttaaaatgatatccatctttccatagttacattgtattacacagggcgactttttcctaaagtcagcagcttcattctgctgaatggagctgctgacactggggaaagtgtcgtcctgtgtaatacaatgtaactatggaaagatggatatcattttaaagccctctttctcctctttctggcgacacctaaatcgtcgccctacgccttttagttttctctattttcgcgattgaaatcgcgtccgtggcaatttcaatcgtgaaaatagcaaaaactaaaaggcgtagggcggcggtttatatatcattggaaagaggagaaagagagctttaaaatgatatgcatcttgccatagtttctgcactgctcggagtccctttaaacaaaaccGCTACTGAACAATTTGGTGAATGCTAGTTTATGACAGTTGTTATACTTGCAGGGTGTTTTCTTACTTTATTCATTTATTTGCAGTTTGGCTAAGCTGGAGGAAGAGTTTGAGAAGAAGTTTAATAGCCTTCCTCAGTACAGCCCTGTGACATTCGATCGCAAAAATGCTTttcagaagaaaaacaaaaagcctAACAATGGCCAAGCTGAGCAACAGAAAGCTAACAACAAAGGTGATTGTTCTGAAGTGATGTCCTCTGTTGTCACCAATAATCATAGAAATAAACAAATGTCTGGTCACATGCTGTTTGTGTTCAGCATACGCTACTAATGATAATCTCCTGATTCTTATGAATTTAACTTTTACAATATCCTGTATTTTAGAACATTCATTTTATTAGTTTCAACAAACCTTTATATTGTACAACTAAGTCTTTAATATATCGCACAGATGACCAGCACTATGAATAGTGCTGGCTTCCTCTGATCACGGAGTTACATGTGACAGGCACTCTTGTGCCTTATGTCATGTCACTCATTTGCCTGCTGATCCAGCTGTGTACTCTGCAAGCCCACACTGGGAAGAGCACAGGGAGTACCCGGCGATGATGATGGGTCAGGGGCCATTAGTAGAAACTCCCTGTATTCTGTCTGCAAGACTCACTGACCTCTGGAAAATATGATATATGTTGTGTGAGGTCAGATCAGGTTGATAGATCGATCATTCGCTGTTGATAAATAAGTTGCATTTCAGTCATCAGTAGATGCCATTTTCAACCACTGTTAATCCAAAAATCACTCAAATGATTGAATGTCTTATGGCCACCTACCTCAGTAATGTTGTGGCTAGCTCAAGAAGCAACATCAAAGCACAAATACAATAGATTTTCTAAGAACATTCTATTAAAACAAACAGTGTAGTGCTCTGATCGCTTAAATGGATACATaagtttaaaaaaatgattttaacttacctggggcatcttgcagccccctggagtcatcctgtgcccatgacATCCTCCTGATTCCCTCCAGCCAGCAGTGGTGACCCTCGCAAAGCTGGCACGTCGGTGGCTACTGCGCACGCGTTGCCCTGAGCCGTGTGCACACTGATTGCGCTTTTGTGGCCGGGAGCACCCTGCGCGATAACAGTTTTTGCTTACTGCACATACGCAGACCGCTTCCGCCCACaggagtcttaaagtgaaccttaaccgattaaaaaaaaaagtttcacttacctggggcttctactggccacctgcagacttcctgtgcctgcgccgggacaaacCGATCCACCGGTCCTTTGCAGCAAGACAGTTTTGTTTCTGGCTACTGGCCAGTcggtggccactgcgcctgcgcatccTCGATCACGCTGCTGTCGCCGTCCTTCGCATGCACAGTGCAAGATTTTCCGGCAACGGGAGCATGATCAAGGACGCCAGTGGCCAgaaacggcgtgggcacaggatgtctgcactgggctggtaaaagccccagataagtgaaacacttttttttttttatcagttaaGGTTCACATTAAAGAgattccgtaacaaaaattgcatcctgttttttatcatcctacaagttccaaaagctattctaatgtgttctggcttactgcagcactttatactatcactgtctctgtaatacatcaatgtatctttcccctgtcagacttgtcggcctgtgtctggaaggctgccaagttcttcagtgttgtggttctgctatgaactcccccttccaggcccctctatgcacactgcctgtgtattatttagattagggcagcttctctcatcttttacaagctggataaatagtcctttgagctggctgggctttcacatactgaagaattacagacaagggcaaagctgtttgctggaagaaacgagcagcctgaaacttcagtgcatgagaacagggggaaagaaacagacaaatgatctcttgagatgcaaaaggaagggtgtatacagcctgcttgtgcatggatgtattttctatgtgtggacatactgtacatcaacctacttcctgttttggtggccattttgtttgtttataaacaaactttttaaaactgtttttaaccacttttaatgcggcgaggagcggcgaaattgtgtcagagggtaataggagatgtcccctaacgcactggtatgtttacttttgtgcgattttaacaatacagattctctttaagtatttttttgagacttcagtatccctttaagcagtttTGCTTGATGATTTTTAGTCACATTGCTCAGGAGTAGTGTGTTCCTGGAATAAGTATGAGGAAATTGTGTGTACTGGTATTTTAACAAAGGGAATGTAATATGACAAGTATGTTAATATCTTTTGTCTTAAAGGTGCTTTACAATCTCAAAAGAAGCTGTTTCACAAAATTGTGAGCAAATACAAGCAGAAAAAGGAGAAGCAAAACACAATAGATAAAGGTAATTCCCTTTCTAATTGCATTTTGAGTGGCTGATCTTTCATTCTGCTTCTTATTCTCACTGTAGTGTTTAGGCATCTACAAACTGTTTTAAATTGCCAAACATAATTTCTTGTTTGCTCATAAAGTGATACTTACTGCTACTGGTATTTGATGTATTTTATTTAGCATGATATATTTTTGATCACACTCTGATATATGCAAAACATGGCTACCAAGTGAGGAGGAGAGATGTTTTGAACCTGTAATTCAAAGTTCATGCCTCTGCCTTTCAATGCAACCTACAGAGACATGCATTTTCATTTACATAATAAGGTAATCAGCCAGCAACTGCTAGGCATAATGCAGTGTTAGGACTGGATAATCAGAATAACaagtataaggcctctttcacattagacaacgcgtgcaggagccgtttcctGCACGTTGAATAGCCTGTGGCATGTCGGGAATGtgtggtgcgacgcaatcagcggcggtagtaattaacCCGACGGGAAAACACCGGCTCCTGGTGGTTCACCGCTTCCGGGTGCGTTGAGCCGAAACGCAGCGTCTAGcgtgaaaggtaaaattaaagtctatgtacttttattttaccttggttaacgcaaagtatcaaCAACAAAAAATGGCTCTAGtgcgaaagagccctaagggaacAGGTTGTCTAGAAATCAGCAGCAGTCCACAAGTGTAGGCAGTCCACAAGTACTGCATAATTAATCCACGGACTGAGGAACAGCTGCTGATGAAGATATGTGATTTCTCTGTGATGCGAACGTCTGAAAGTGAAACTGAAATACAAATCTGTCCTGTAGGAAGCCACCTGCTGATGGAGAGGTGCAAGTCCATAGCAGTCAGTCCATGATGCCACCAGTAGGTGGAGCAGAGAACTGCAAGCCATCACAAACTTTGCAGTCACCTGCTGGTGGACAGTGTAATtttatggtacttatccgttagccgggcgcatcctctaggtggcgacaaaactccaccagagttacatctttccctactatccatggcggcctggaataGTAAttggcgccacctgccggatgcacccggctaacggataagtaccaatttTATCATAGCCCATGCATgtactgccaccagcaggtaaaACTGCATTTCTGTCTGTGTCTCTTATTTTAAAGTGTTTAAATGTAATAGGTGATTATTCCAGCAGAGACCCGAAAGCTAATTAGCCATTTTTTGAATAATCACAGTCTGACTTCCGCTGATCCCTGAACAATCCCAGAACATTGAAACTGGGGACTATGGACCTTTGGTAAATGGTTAAGTAGAATTGGTATGCTTGACAGAATTTTGACCATTCGTTTATTGTATGTGGTGCCATCCAACCTCCTGTTTGAAGCATTACATGGTGCTGTGGCATATTTACCAGTGTtgtgcagtagggatggtcaatgagatgcgaataattctgagttgatgcaggattatgcacatattttaaacaaatttatgcagcttgaaaatggaccaatcgaattttatGTCAGCAGGATTTAGTTTGGTTCAttggcataatgctgcatcaactccaatttttttttgcatcttattgatcacccGTATTGTGCAGTGTCCACTTATGTCTCTGACTATTTGCACAGTGTTGCTCCCCAAAGCATAATCTTAGAAATGCATCAAGTATAACCAGGTACTGCACAGATACACATTTAATTTTACAGAAACCATGGTTAAGTGTCACCATGGTTAAGTGTCTATTTCATTGCTGTGGTGTGCGGACTTAGGCCAACATAGTGATGGTTAATATTTGTAAAGGGTTTGGATCACGGGTAATAGAATCTGGTTAGCTGGTTTATGCTGATCAAGCACAGATGAGGGCAGTTTGGTAATTTTACATTTGTTTGAGTAGTCTATACAACTATATTTCAGAGCAAATATAGTTATATAATGATGGTTATACCATGTGCATATAGTAGAGTATATCGCTTACTATAGTTTGTCTTGCAGCCATAACAGAAGACAAGATCAGCAGTGAAAATATGCCAATGAGCAGTACCAGTTCAACTCTGCACATTCCAGATCTTGCTGCAAATCAGGAACCTTTGGTTGGAAGTCAAAAGAGAAAAGCAAGGAAAACTAAAATCACCCATCTTGTCAGGTCTCTGGACTGTCAGGCTGGTTCAGCTGTTGAAGTTTTAGGTGAGAAAGAGACCACAAATCTACATTAAGCTGTGTGATGTTTTCCAGATCCTAAGATGAGCTATTGGAATTTTGCATTTAGTAATGAGAGCTAAATTACTCTACAGTTAATGTCCAGCAGAGGGCAGCTGATAAATAACTGATGGAGAAACCCAAATAAGAAAAAGGAACCACCGCTCAACTGCACTGTGGAAGGCAGTGCTGGACCATAGGCAGCCAGGCCTAGAACTAGAACAAAAGACAAAGGATGTGGTCCGCAACAAAATCTCTCCACAAAACTCTGtagtttatttaggacgtatcctcacAGCAGGTAAAAAGTAcagaagctgacatgtttcgggccatgcggcccttaatcatagcacaccATTGTGCTATGATTACGGGCCGcatggcccgaaacatgtcagcttttgtACTTTTTACCTGCTGTGAGGATACGCCCTAAATAAACTACAGAGTTTTGTGGAGAGATTTTGTTGCGGACCACATCCTTTGTCTTTTGATGGAGAACAGCATTTTGCAAGCAGCAT from Hyperolius riggenbachi isolate aHypRig1 chromosome 2, aHypRig1.pri, whole genome shotgun sequence encodes the following:
- the BBX gene encoding HMG box transcription factor BBX isoform X2: MKGSARNKDHPADGEGTAKRPKRKCLQWHPLLANKILDFSEEDEEEEEEEDIDKVQLLDGDGLEHDGDETEDSESPEQRARRPMNAFLLFCKRHRSLVRQEHPRLDNRGATKILADWWSYLDPNEKQKYTDMAKEYKDAFMKAHPGYKWCPTTNKPVKAQSPTVATRKKLWAFPESVKEIPSVKKVSKEEEIPQLNFGIADPTQMGGLSMLLLAGEHALTVQKDQAVTAQVKSPETEESSNIAQSKESESLQPSKTSALCEFAEISSCTSNMGALSSARHCEKSALFQFAEISSNTLQVNKSETTKSCGKSSLFHLAEISSSSSHSDSSTSAKQCGTSALFQLAEMCVASEEGKIEISGNITPEKLNLLNAEKPVENTVCNRLEECTNICQEEDFSKIIKHDSPSSDHSDTHFDGPLKQEKKKKKKNHIDNDFAQRGSPKKSFKRRQSSESDIESVMYTIEAVAKGDWSIDTPSTSPCKKVRPAASPNHNLSKFKPTKKKIKSKEKTVLKDQASETTKDLIEPEPIITMSAMESPTELPEEMKEEPLSPAEDVSMFCLPEILRSEECDIIKKAEASGSRKSERACKGALYKTLVSEGMLATLRANVDRGKRNPGKGGSSDHEGCWNDDTWSFSQSGTKKLKKIKPKEEGPAGLAKLEEEFEKKFNSLPQYSPVTFDRKNAFQKKNKKPNNGQAEQQKANNKGALQSQKKLFHKIVSKYKQKKEKQNTIDKAITEDKISSENMPMSSTSSTLHIPDLAANQEPLVGSQKRKARKTKITHLVRSLDCQAGSAVEVLDEKVPPNSCSMEGTCRAELTITGDTDIGQNCSITQDMPAMSAFFSLAALAEVAAMENVHRSPRATHSRDGQKKDIPQTAVLISCADQ